Proteins encoded together in one Carya illinoinensis cultivar Pawnee chromosome 3, C.illinoinensisPawnee_v1, whole genome shotgun sequence window:
- the LOC122303598 gene encoding protein ALTERED PHOSPHATE STARVATION RESPONSE 1-like, with the protein MGCTNFKTKKNEALRLCTERRRLIKQAIDSRYSLAAAHLSYLQSLRKIGIALRQYAEAEVLIEPSLLTSDKTPSHSSYPSPSPSHVAEVSDSSLHNESPISPPVAALSYMRSRGSAALTFVVNPNGGDSYVDEESMAFPMPPPPPPPLESGSWDFFDPPIDDSESFRFVGHSGLDVELDDMSGWRQFKSTVDLGGTDELHEGSFRPKSEQNVGEIPGNIATRYNTNCASVERNAHLITSRGVEGSQQTIDGKVNRLGSGPNNVNRLPDSSALEKSSSKREKTMADKEVCAEREDASEFITHRAKDFLLSIKDIEHRFFRASESGKEVSRMLEANKIGVGYSEMKGKSSALALGAFQLVCCHCKPAFVTHEPSQNVTKVITWKRTTSSRSSSSRNPLGTASKEDTDDSISDFGEEFCMIAGRHSSTLDRLYAWETKIYDEVKASESIRKEYERRCNQLRQQFAKDCSTSVIDKTRTVVKDLHSQMRVAIHSVDLISKQIEKISAEELQPQLVELIRGLTRMWKAMLECHHAQYITISLAYHSRTSARTPQGTTQGQMISQLQYETECFGLSFANWINSLTSYVEAIYGWLQNCILQPREPSKSRRPLSPRRVLFPPIFVLCRDWSAGLKDLPSDELSNAIKSFSLDVCQLITAHAEQLQKKQKPADPENGEAESKENEDDDASSNLFCIQTSLTKILDRLKKFSEASLKMYEGIRQQNEEARINYLKCGPTRT; encoded by the exons ATGGGTTGTACGAACttcaaaactaagaaaaatgaaGCTCTCCGTCTTTGTACAGAACGGAGGAGACTCATCAAGCAGGCCATTGATTCAAGGTACTCCCTTGCAGCTGCTCATCTATCTTACCTCCAGTCCCTCAGAAAAATCGGCATTGCTCTTCGGCAGTACGCTGAGGCAGAGGTCTTGATAGAACCATCATTACTGACCTCGGATAAGACCCCATCGCATTCGTCTTACCCATCTCCTTCTCCATCACATGTTGCAGAAGTCTCGGACTCATCATTGCACAATGAGAGCCCAATTTCGCCACCTGTGGCGGCTTTAAGTTATATGAGGTCAAGGGGTAGTGCTGCTCTGACTTTTGTGGTCAATCCGAATGGTGGTGATAGTTATGTGGATGAGGAATCAATGGCATTTCCAATGCCACCACCCCCTCCACCTCCTCTGGAGTCAGGTTCTTGGGATTTCTTTGACCCCCCCATTGATGATAGCGAGAGCTTCAGGTTTGTGGGCCACAGTGGGTTGGATGTGGAGTTAGATGATATGAGTGGATGGAGACAGTTCAAAAGCACAGTTGATTTAGGTGGGACTGATGAACTTCACGAAGGATCGTTTAGGCCCAAATCAGAGCAAAATGTTGGTGAAATTCCTGGTAATATAGCTACTCGATATAATACAAATTGTGCATCAGTTGAGCGTAATGCTCATTTAATTACTTCAAGAGGAGTTGAAGGTTCTCAACAAACGATTGATGGTAAAGTGAATCGGCTAGGATCGGGACCTAATAATGTTAATAGGTTGCCTGATTCTTCTGCTCTAGAAAAGTCCAGTTCAAAGAGGGAGAAAACAATGGCGGATAAAGAAGTATGTGCAGAAAGAGAGGACGCTTCAGAGTTCATTACTCACAGAGCTAAAGATTTTCTTTTGAGCATAAAGGATATAGAGCATCGTTTCTTCCGAGCTTCTGAATCCGGTAAGGAGGTATCCAGGATGCTAGAGGCAAACAAAATCGGGGTTGGATATTCTGAGATGAAAG GGAAATCATCTGCCTTGGCTTTGGGGGCTTTCCAGCTTGTTTGCTGCCATTGCAAACCTGCATTTGTTACCCATG AACCTTCACAAAATGTAACTAAGGTTATTACATGGAAGCGGACAACATCTTCAAGGTCATCCTCGTCTAGGAATCCTCTTGGAACAGCATCGAAAGAAGATACCGATGACAGCATAAGTGATTTTGGTGAAGAGTTCTGCATGATTGCAGGAAGACATTCATCTACCCTAGACCGACTGTATGCATGGGAGACAAAAATTTATGATGAAGTAAAG GCCAGTGAATCTATCAGGAAGGAGTACGAGCGTCGGTGTAACCAGCTTAGGCAGCAATTTGCAAAGGATTGTAGCACTTCAGTGATTGACAAAACCCGGACAGTTGTAAAGGATCTTCACTCACAAATGAGAGTGGCAATTCATTCTGTTGATTTAATATCTAagcaaattgagaaaatcagtGCTGAAGAGTTACAACCCCAACTGGTAGAGTTGATCCGGGG ATTGACTAGAATGTGGAAAGCCATGCTTGAATGCCATCATGCACAGTACATTACCATCTCATTGGCATACCATTCAAGGACTTCAGCAAGAACTCCCCAAGGAACTACCCAAGGGCAGATGATATCTCAACTCCAATATGAGACTGAATGCTTTGGCTTAAGTTTTGCTAATTGGATCAACAGTCTCACATCTTATGTGGAAGCTATATATGGTTGGCTGCAAAACTGCATCCTACAACCACGAGAACCTTCCAAGAGCAGAAGGCCATTATCCCCTCGTCGAGTTCTGTTCCCACCCATATTTGTTCTATGCCGGGATTGGTCGGCTGGGCTTAAAGATTTGCCATCTGATGAACTTAGTAATGCCATCAAATCATTTTCATTGGATGTGTGCCAGTTGATCACCGCACATGCTGAACAACTGCAGAAGAAACAGAAGCCAGCTGATCCAGAAAATGGAGAAGCAGAAAGTAAAGAGAATGAGGACGATGATGCTTCTTCCAACTTGTTCTGCATACAAACAAGTTTGACAAAGATACTTGATCGGCTGAAAAAATTTTCGGAGGCTTCATTGAAAATGTATGAAGGTATCAGACAGCAAAATGAAGAAGCCCGAATTAATTACTTGAAATGTGGACCGACCAGAACATAA